The following proteins come from a genomic window of Neptunomonas concharum:
- a CDS encoding alpha/beta hydrolase, producing MSASDSSVSSFPGSLCPIQHRSRLREKLGIENYLSQREVFNLGDCPVHCELYEAADIQSPLVIFLPGIGTYVELYAELLAKLASQGIHAVGLDYPGHGYSGGSRGRYSVNDVKASVGLLIDRLRERFTGDIFIYGYSIGSLLAVACAESDERIEGVVCGTLLVPEIAPDFVHMLGWQWTWGVAQFVPGLKLPLKSLIDYEQLLAGHPAAKEINHDPLIVFDYPLATLSSLFSCRLGISQHRYPFSLTVLHGDKDEVLSWEYSERLVKALAQPLRLVKLPGGHMLPWDNPEIVVNEIANVVLPSKAQ from the coding sequence ATGTCCGCATCTGATTCATCTGTATCATCTTTCCCTGGTAGTTTGTGTCCTATTCAGCATCGTAGTCGATTGCGCGAAAAGTTAGGTATTGAAAACTATCTCTCACAGCGGGAAGTGTTTAATTTGGGCGATTGTCCAGTTCACTGTGAGCTTTATGAAGCGGCAGACATTCAATCTCCATTGGTTATTTTTTTACCCGGCATTGGTACCTACGTTGAGCTTTATGCTGAGCTATTAGCTAAGTTGGCGTCTCAAGGTATTCATGCGGTTGGTTTAGATTATCCTGGCCATGGATACTCTGGAGGTAGTCGAGGGCGCTATAGCGTTAACGACGTGAAGGCATCGGTGGGTCTATTGATAGATCGTCTACGTGAACGCTTCACGGGTGATATCTTTATCTATGGCTATTCGATTGGCTCCTTATTAGCGGTTGCTTGTGCTGAATCGGATGAGCGAATCGAAGGCGTAGTCTGTGGAACACTCTTGGTGCCAGAAATTGCACCTGACTTTGTACATATGTTGGGTTGGCAGTGGACGTGGGGAGTTGCTCAATTTGTTCCGGGTTTGAAGCTTCCCTTGAAGTCTTTAATTGATTATGAGCAGCTGCTCGCAGGGCATCCCGCTGCGAAAGAGATCAATCATGATCCTCTTATCGTGTTTGACTATCCTTTGGCGACATTGTCTAGCCTTTTCTCGTGCCGGTTGGGTATCAGTCAACATCGTTACCCCTTTAGTTTGACCGTTTTGCACGGTGATAAGGATGAAGTGCTGTCTTGGGAGTATAGCGAGCGACTGGTTAAAGCCTTAGCGCAACCTTTACGTTTGGTTAAATTACCAGGTGGGCATATGCTGCCTTGGGATAATCCTGAAATAGTGGTCAACGAGATCGCCAATGTCGTTCTGCCGTCCAAAGCTCAATAG
- the mutM gene encoding bifunctional DNA-formamidopyrimidine glycosylase/DNA-(apurinic or apyrimidinic site) lyase, producing the protein MPELPEVETTRSGIAPYVAQQIITGWDIRQPQLRWAVPVESLQSIVGEVITSVGRRGKYLMLNTPKGCVLVHLGMSGSLRVISDGREPGKHDHVDLLLRDGVCLRLTDPRRFGAVLWQPLGETHPLLSHLGPEPLSDAFDTVYLSNQAKNRSVAIKQLIMNSRVVVGVGNIYANEALFAAGIDPRRAAGKISSARIAILVSEIKKVLSRAIEQGGTTLKDFVDSQGKPGYFQQSLNVYGCGGAPCPQCGKRLKEVRLGQRSTVFCSFCQR; encoded by the coding sequence TTGCCTGAGTTACCTGAAGTAGAAACCACGCGTAGTGGAATAGCGCCTTATGTTGCTCAACAGATTATTACTGGATGGGATATCCGGCAACCGCAGCTTCGTTGGGCTGTGCCCGTGGAGTCGTTACAGAGTATTGTCGGAGAGGTTATCACCTCCGTAGGACGGCGAGGCAAGTACCTGATGCTGAACACACCTAAAGGGTGTGTGCTTGTGCATTTAGGCATGTCCGGTAGCTTGCGTGTCATATCCGATGGCCGAGAGCCTGGTAAGCATGATCACGTAGATTTGTTACTCCGCGATGGCGTATGTTTGCGGTTGACCGACCCGCGTCGTTTTGGCGCTGTGTTATGGCAACCGTTGGGCGAAACGCACCCTTTGCTTTCTCATTTGGGCCCAGAGCCTCTCAGTGATGCATTTGATACAGTTTATCTTTCAAACCAAGCCAAAAATCGCTCTGTAGCTATTAAACAGCTCATTATGAACAGTCGCGTTGTTGTTGGTGTGGGAAATATCTACGCTAATGAAGCCCTGTTTGCTGCTGGCATTGATCCGCGTAGAGCGGCTGGCAAGATATCTTCAGCTCGAATTGCTATACTTGTCTCAGAGATCAAAAAAGTGCTGTCTCGGGCGATAGAGCAGGGAGGTACGACGCTAAAAGATTTCGTGGATTCTCAAGGTAAGCCGGGTTATTTCCAGCAATCTTTAAATGTTTATGGCTGTGGCGGGGCCCCCTGTCCACAGTGTGGGAAACGCTTGAAAGAGGTGCGTTTGGGGCAGCGTAGTACGGTCTTCTGTAGTTTTTGTCAGCGATAG
- a CDS encoding DMT family transporter gives MSSLRAKFIPLIPFIFVLLWSTGFIGAKYGLPYIEPFYMLFIRMLMTLCVFLCLIFILKSHWPTGRQGLHQMVTGSLVHAAYLGGVFAAIKWDMPAGVVAIVVGLQPILTALIGRFWLQQPLSRMQGVGLVLGLIGVSVVLTGGKELSTLSFHPMAVVAAIVALLGISIGTLYQKRFGGGVDLMTGSFYQYLATALWMGVLAFTTETREVVISVELILALGWLVFGLSVSAILLLMYMIREGEAARVASYFYLVPPVTVLEAWLLFDESLSLYSLLGIMITVLGVYLVLRPSARSV, from the coding sequence ATGTCTAGTTTACGCGCCAAGTTTATTCCATTGATCCCTTTCATCTTTGTTTTGCTATGGAGCACCGGTTTTATTGGTGCCAAGTATGGCCTGCCTTATATAGAGCCTTTTTACATGTTGTTTATTCGCATGTTGATGACCCTTTGTGTTTTTCTCTGTTTGATATTTATTTTAAAGTCTCATTGGCCAACAGGGCGGCAAGGTCTGCATCAGATGGTGACAGGCTCCCTTGTACATGCAGCGTATCTAGGGGGAGTGTTTGCGGCAATTAAGTGGGATATGCCAGCGGGGGTCGTGGCGATTGTCGTGGGGTTGCAACCTATATTGACGGCGCTGATTGGTCGGTTTTGGTTACAACAGCCGCTCAGTCGCATGCAGGGAGTCGGGCTTGTTTTAGGGTTGATTGGTGTCTCTGTGGTACTGACGGGTGGGAAAGAGCTAAGTACGTTGTCGTTTCATCCAATGGCGGTTGTGGCTGCGATTGTTGCTCTTTTGGGGATATCTATCGGCACCCTCTATCAGAAACGATTTGGTGGCGGTGTTGATCTTATGACGGGCTCTTTTTATCAGTATTTGGCGACGGCTCTGTGGATGGGAGTGTTAGCTTTTACAACTGAAACGCGGGAAGTTGTGATCTCAGTCGAATTAATACTGGCTTTGGGATGGTTGGTGTTTGGCCTCTCTGTATCTGCTATCCTATTGCTAATGTATATGATCAGGGAAGGTGAGGCTGCTAGAGTGGCCAGCTATTTTTATTTGGTACCCCCTGTGACAGTGTTGGAGGCGTGGCTACTCTTTGATGAGTCCCTCAGTCTCTATTCGCTACTAGGTATTATGATTACTGTGCTGGGTGTTTATTTAGTCTTAAGACCATCGGCCCGTTCGGTATAA
- a CDS encoding PLP-dependent aminotransferase family protein has protein sequence MKVYEQIIIYIKDQIAAGALRHGDRAPSVRQLCDTLGTSKNSVIRAYQALESEGLINAYPRKGFIVSSTPHVDKPPSPRRVVLGATALDIIGPAQKAANVAFGSANPETAFKGRTAFYKQLSRLTRKELTSPATYTHYQSPPGNQLLRQQIARKTHSGLAELDPEEIIITNGAQEAISLALRSLTSTGDIVLVESPCFYGILQCIEALGLRVIELPSSANIGIQVEQLEQILQQWSVKVVLLNPQANNPLGFIMPEENQRKLLQLSYLHQFYIIEDDVFGSLIPTPQRKQTLKAMDTQGRVLLCSGLSKILDPDIRIGWIAAGVQFDQINYLKYVTTLATSGLLQQAAALWMASPDYDRHIRQIQNRYRQRKVVFAEVLRRVFPPEAEIIVPDAGFLCWISLPSGCSGDRIFDQAKSFQISITPGSLFGTEGQFRHCIRLNFSSFTQTDLQMNALLHLSKLLREEILRAQKNPD, from the coding sequence ATGAAAGTCTACGAGCAGATTATCATCTACATTAAAGATCAGATTGCAGCAGGCGCACTCAGGCATGGCGACAGGGCCCCTTCGGTCAGGCAACTCTGCGACACCCTTGGCACAAGTAAGAACAGTGTAATTCGCGCCTATCAAGCACTAGAGTCCGAAGGACTGATAAACGCCTATCCCAGAAAAGGGTTTATCGTCTCCAGCACACCCCATGTAGACAAACCACCCTCACCCCGTCGGGTTGTGCTTGGTGCTACAGCGCTCGACATTATCGGCCCAGCACAAAAAGCGGCTAACGTTGCCTTTGGTAGCGCCAACCCCGAAACCGCATTCAAAGGTAGAACAGCATTCTATAAACAACTTAGCCGCCTGACTCGTAAAGAGCTGACATCCCCGGCAACTTATACGCATTACCAATCTCCTCCCGGCAATCAATTGTTACGCCAACAGATCGCCAGAAAAACACATTCAGGCCTTGCGGAGCTCGATCCCGAAGAAATTATCATCACCAATGGTGCACAAGAAGCTATTTCGTTAGCTCTGAGAAGCCTTACCTCTACAGGCGATATAGTGCTTGTTGAGTCGCCCTGTTTTTACGGTATTTTACAATGTATCGAAGCTTTGGGGTTACGCGTCATTGAGTTACCTTCCTCAGCCAATATCGGCATTCAGGTAGAGCAGCTTGAACAGATACTGCAACAATGGTCGGTTAAAGTCGTTTTGCTAAACCCACAAGCAAACAACCCCCTAGGCTTTATTATGCCAGAGGAAAACCAACGTAAATTATTACAGCTATCATACCTACATCAGTTTTATATTATCGAAGATGATGTGTTTGGAAGCCTAATTCCAACGCCCCAACGTAAGCAAACACTCAAAGCAATGGATACGCAAGGACGTGTCCTGCTCTGTAGTGGGTTATCAAAAATCTTAGATCCAGACATTCGCATTGGCTGGATAGCCGCTGGAGTTCAATTCGACCAAATCAATTACTTAAAATATGTTACAACACTAGCAACCTCAGGCCTTCTTCAACAGGCTGCTGCACTTTGGATGGCCTCTCCAGATTACGACAGACACATAAGACAGATTCAAAATCGTTATCGCCAGAGAAAAGTAGTCTTCGCCGAAGTACTTCGCAGAGTCTTTCCACCTGAAGCCGAGATCATAGTCCCTGACGCAGGTTTTCTCTGCTGGATCTCGCTTCCATCAGGCTGTTCGGGAGATCGCATCTTTGATCAAGCCAAATCTTTTCAGATTAGTATTACGCCCGGAAGCTTGTTTGGTACAGAAGGACAGTTTCGCCACTGCATACGACTGAATTTTAGTAGCTTCACGCAAACAGATCTTCAAATGAATGCACTGCTTCATTTATCCAAACTACTCAGAGAAGAGATTTTACGAGCACAAAAAAACCCGGACTAG
- the rpmG gene encoding 50S ribosomal protein L33: MAAKGNREKIRLVSSAGTGHFYTTDKNKRNMPEKFEIKKFDPVIRQHVMYKEAKIK, encoded by the coding sequence ATGGCAGCTAAAGGTAATCGTGAAAAGATCCGTCTGGTTTCTTCTGCAGGCACTGGTCATTTTTACACCACTGACAAAAACAAGCGTAACATGCCTGAAAAATTTGAGATCAAAAAGTTTGATCCTGTAATTCGCCAGCACGTTATGTATAAAGAAGCTAAAATCAAATAA
- the rpmB gene encoding 50S ribosomal protein L28, with product MAKVCVVTGKRPVTGNNVSHSQRKTRRRFLPNLHWHRFWVESENKFVRLRVSSKGMRIIDKKGIDTVLAELRARGEKV from the coding sequence ATGGCTAAAGTTTGTGTTGTTACTGGCAAGCGCCCAGTAACCGGAAACAATGTTTCCCACTCGCAGCGTAAAACGCGTCGTCGTTTCCTGCCTAACTTGCACTGGCACCGTTTTTGGGTCGAGAGCGAGAACAAGTTCGTACGTCTACGTGTATCTTCTAAAGGTATGCGTATTATTGATAAAAAAGGCATCGACACAGTTCTGGCTGAACTTCGTGCTCGTGGCGAAAAAGTATAA
- the radC gene encoding RadC family protein — MAITDWPAHERPREKLLLQGAVTLSDAELLAIFLRTGIKGVSAVDLARNLLNRFGGLRQLLESSQEAFCEAPGLGSAKYAQLQAVLEMSRRHLLATIERGDLMDSPQAVRHYLQAQLRHYQQEVFACLFLDNKHRVIRFETLFFGTIDAASVYPREVVKKALSLNAAALILAHNHPSGVAEPSIADQQITQRLVSACQLVDVRILDHMIVGDSEVVSFAERGLI, encoded by the coding sequence ATGGCAATTACAGATTGGCCAGCGCATGAGCGGCCTCGTGAAAAACTGTTACTCCAAGGAGCGGTGACGCTTTCTGATGCGGAACTATTAGCGATTTTTTTACGTACAGGCATTAAAGGTGTCAGTGCTGTAGACTTGGCGCGTAATTTACTCAATCGGTTTGGTGGTTTGCGGCAGTTGCTGGAAAGTTCTCAAGAGGCGTTTTGTGAGGCTCCCGGCTTAGGTTCGGCAAAATATGCTCAGTTGCAGGCGGTCTTGGAGATGAGTCGTCGCCATTTGTTAGCGACCATCGAGCGGGGTGATTTAATGGACAGTCCTCAAGCGGTCCGGCATTACTTGCAAGCGCAGCTACGCCATTATCAGCAAGAAGTGTTTGCATGTCTCTTTCTTGATAACAAACATCGTGTTATTCGTTTTGAAACACTCTTTTTTGGCACTATAGATGCTGCGAGCGTTTACCCTCGTGAGGTGGTTAAAAAGGCGCTCTCTCTTAATGCTGCTGCATTAATACTGGCTCATAATCACCCCTCTGGTGTTGCTGAACCCTCAATAGCAGATCAGCAGATAACGCAGCGATTGGTTTCTGCTTGTCAGCTGGTGGATGTGCGTATTTTGGATCATATGATCGTAGGGGATTCCGAAGTGGTTTCCTTTGCAGAGAGGGGATTAATTTAA
- the coaBC gene encoding bifunctional phosphopantothenoylcysteine decarboxylase/phosphopantothenate--cysteine ligase CoaBC — protein sequence MHRLTNKQIILGITGGIAAYKSAELTRLLKGAGADVRVVMTPAATEFITPLTLQALSGHPVHLHLLDPEAEAGMGHIELAKWADLIVIAPASADFMARLANGMGNDLLTTICLATDAPICLAPAMNQAMWRAPQTQQNAEALRQQGITLWGPGVGEQACGDTGPGRMIEPLEILDAVSNCFDTGTLAGLRVHITAGPTQEPLDPVRYISNHSSGKMGYALAQAATDAGAAVTLISGPVNLAQPDHVKRISVTTAQEMLSASLANIDDCDIFIACAAVADYRPTAIAEHKIKKGNEEIMELHLVKNPDIVATVASLENKPFTVGFAAETRDVINYARGKLAKKGLDMIVANDVSQAGIGFNSDENAVTLVTANQQTSIPQTSKRQLAVQLIEQIAKHYKTSK from the coding sequence ATGCATAGACTTACTAACAAACAGATTATTTTAGGAATTACGGGTGGAATAGCTGCCTACAAAAGCGCTGAACTTACGCGTTTATTAAAAGGCGCAGGCGCAGATGTTCGTGTCGTTATGACACCTGCCGCTACGGAGTTTATTACACCGTTAACGTTGCAAGCACTCTCTGGGCACCCCGTACACCTTCACCTACTTGATCCTGAAGCGGAAGCAGGCATGGGCCATATCGAGCTAGCAAAATGGGCCGATCTTATTGTTATCGCCCCTGCCAGTGCAGACTTCATGGCGCGTTTGGCCAATGGCATGGGGAATGACCTATTAACAACGATCTGTTTAGCAACAGATGCCCCCATCTGCTTAGCCCCTGCGATGAACCAAGCGATGTGGCGTGCGCCACAAACCCAGCAAAATGCTGAGGCTTTGCGACAGCAGGGTATAACACTGTGGGGGCCCGGTGTTGGCGAGCAAGCCTGTGGAGATACAGGCCCTGGGCGAATGATCGAGCCTCTAGAGATTCTTGATGCTGTTAGCAATTGTTTTGATACAGGTACATTAGCAGGGCTTCGCGTACACATTACCGCGGGGCCAACACAAGAGCCCTTAGACCCTGTCCGCTATATATCCAACCATAGCTCAGGCAAAATGGGATATGCGCTAGCACAAGCAGCGACCGATGCAGGAGCAGCCGTTACCCTGATCAGTGGCCCAGTCAACTTAGCCCAGCCCGACCACGTTAAACGCATCTCAGTAACCACCGCGCAAGAGATGCTCAGCGCTTCATTAGCAAATATAGATGACTGTGATATTTTCATTGCCTGCGCAGCGGTTGCTGATTATCGACCAACCGCTATTGCTGAGCATAAAATCAAAAAAGGCAATGAGGAGATTATGGAACTACATCTGGTAAAAAACCCAGATATCGTGGCAACCGTCGCCTCGCTAGAAAACAAGCCTTTTACTGTCGGCTTTGCCGCAGAAACGCGAGATGTTATCAACTACGCCCGAGGAAAACTCGCCAAAAAAGGGTTGGATATGATCGTCGCCAATGATGTATCACAAGCAGGTATCGGTTTTAATAGTGATGAAAACGCCGTAACGCTGGTGACCGCTAACCAACAAACCAGCATTCCTCAAACAAGCAAACGTCAACTTGCCGTACAGTTGATTGAACAGATTGCTAAACACTATAAGACATCAAAATGA
- the dut gene encoding dUTP diphosphatase, translating to MKKIQVKILDPRIGDSFPLPAYATPGSAGMDLRACIENDLILAPGQTELIPTGIAIHIEDPSLCAMILPRSGLGHKHGIVLGNLVGLIDSDYQGQLFVSCWNRGNTTFTIEPGERIAQMVLVPVVQGDFEIVDQFSDSERGDGGFGSSGRS from the coding sequence ATGAAAAAAATACAGGTAAAAATTCTCGATCCTCGCATTGGCGACAGCTTCCCCCTACCCGCTTATGCAACTCCAGGCTCTGCAGGCATGGACCTTCGTGCGTGTATTGAAAACGATTTGATACTAGCGCCTGGCCAAACAGAGCTAATTCCAACAGGGATCGCCATCCACATAGAAGACCCTTCTCTATGCGCTATGATTCTGCCGCGCTCAGGGTTGGGCCACAAACACGGCATTGTGTTAGGCAACCTCGTTGGGCTCATTGACTCGGACTACCAAGGACAACTGTTCGTTTCTTGTTGGAACCGAGGTAATACGACCTTCACCATTGAACCCGGCGAGCGTATCGCTCAAATGGTATTAGTACCCGTCGTGCAAGGTGATTTTGAAATCGTCGACCAGTTTTCTGATTCAGAACGAGGTGACGGTGGTTTTGGGTCATCAGGGCGCTCTTAA
- a CDS encoding phosphomannomutase/phosphoglucomutase, which produces MEMPLSNLDHTLFRAYDIRGIVGEALTPEMVYHLGRAFAAEALANNLSQVTVAADGRLSSPSLKENLIKGLLYGGVDVQDIGYVPTPVLYFATYHTDSQTGIMITGSHNPANYNGFKMVMSGNTLAEGEIQALKHRMLQQDYSQGNGTLSRADVSTRYRKRIQDDIQLGRRLKIVVDCGNGIAGNIAPVLLEQLGCEVIPLYCEVDGNFPNHHPDPGKLKNLRDCITEVQTHSADIGLAFDGDGDRVGVVTASGDVIYPDRLMMLFAEDVLQRNPGCEIIYDVKCSRLLHETILSKGGKPTMWKTGHSLIKRKMKSTGALLAGEMSGHIFFKERWFGFDDGLYSAARLLEILANTNRSLDDIFSHYPININTPELNIDVNDETKFDLVSRLQKQSYPEGEVSQIDGLRVDYPDGWGLVRASNTTPVLVLRFEATNEIALTRIRQQFQTRLLEIDPALIIPDE; this is translated from the coding sequence ATGGAAATGCCGCTATCCAACCTAGATCACACCCTCTTTAGAGCTTATGACATTCGGGGTATTGTTGGCGAAGCACTGACCCCTGAGATGGTATACCACCTTGGTCGAGCTTTTGCGGCTGAGGCTTTAGCTAACAACCTAAGCCAAGTTACGGTCGCTGCCGATGGCCGCCTATCCAGCCCATCATTGAAAGAAAATCTGATCAAAGGCTTACTCTATGGTGGTGTAGATGTTCAAGATATAGGCTATGTTCCAACTCCCGTCCTCTACTTTGCGACGTATCATACCGATAGCCAAACAGGGATCATGATCACAGGTAGTCATAATCCAGCCAACTATAATGGCTTCAAAATGGTCATGTCCGGAAATACATTGGCAGAGGGCGAAATACAAGCACTCAAACATCGAATGTTGCAGCAAGACTATTCGCAAGGCAATGGTACACTGTCACGCGCAGATGTGAGCACACGTTACCGAAAGCGCATTCAAGATGATATTCAACTGGGTCGCAGACTAAAAATTGTAGTGGACTGCGGCAATGGGATTGCGGGCAATATCGCCCCCGTATTACTGGAGCAACTAGGGTGTGAGGTCATCCCCTTATATTGCGAAGTCGATGGTAACTTTCCCAATCATCACCCAGACCCTGGCAAGTTAAAGAATTTACGTGATTGTATTACAGAGGTACAAACCCACAGCGCTGATATAGGCCTTGCGTTTGACGGCGATGGGGATCGAGTAGGCGTCGTCACCGCAAGCGGAGATGTGATTTACCCAGACAGGTTGATGATGCTATTCGCGGAGGATGTACTTCAACGCAACCCCGGTTGTGAGATCATATATGATGTCAAATGCTCACGATTACTTCATGAGACGATCCTATCTAAAGGCGGTAAGCCCACTATGTGGAAGACCGGTCACTCTCTCATCAAGCGTAAAATGAAGAGCACAGGCGCACTACTCGCGGGTGAGATGAGTGGGCATATCTTTTTTAAGGAGCGCTGGTTTGGTTTCGACGATGGCCTCTATAGTGCGGCACGTCTTCTGGAGATACTCGCAAACACCAACCGCTCCCTAGATGACATATTTAGCCACTACCCCATTAATATAAACACACCTGAACTCAATATTGACGTCAACGATGAAACCAAATTCGACCTAGTCTCACGACTGCAAAAACAGAGTTACCCTGAAGGAGAAGTCAGCCAAATTGATGGCCTGCGGGTTGATTATCCAGATGGCTGGGGGCTAGTCAGAGCCTCAAACACAACACCGGTCTTAGTGTTACGCTTTGAAGCAACCAATGAAATAGCACTGACTCGTATTCGTCAGCAATTTCAGACTCGATTACTGGAGATTGATCCTGCGTTGATCATCCCCGATGAATAA
- the argB gene encoding acetylglutamate kinase: MPLNRKQAMTTAEVLSEAVPYIQRFVGKTIVIKYGGNAMTDEKLKNSFARDIVMMKLIGLNPIVVHGGGPQIGDLLNKLNIESHFINGMRVTDSKTMDVVEMVLGGMVNKEIVGLINSNGGKAIGLTGKDGHLLGARKLRVKHKTPEMEAPEIIDIGHVGEVEHVNTAVLNMLADSDFIPVIAPIGVGPDGASYNINADLVAGKVAEVLQAEKLILLTNIAGLMDKEGNVLTGLSTEQVDALIEDGTIYGGMLPKIDCALSAVKSGVVSAHIIDGRVEHSCLLEIFTDEGVGTLITNHTL; this comes from the coding sequence ATGCCTTTAAATAGAAAACAGGCGATGACCACCGCCGAAGTGTTAAGCGAAGCAGTACCTTATATTCAGCGTTTTGTCGGTAAGACAATCGTTATCAAATATGGCGGAAATGCGATGACCGATGAAAAGCTAAAAAACAGCTTCGCTCGGGATATCGTCATGATGAAATTAATTGGGTTGAACCCCATTGTCGTTCATGGGGGCGGCCCACAAATTGGCGACCTACTCAACAAGCTTAATATTGAATCTCACTTTATTAATGGTATGCGCGTGACGGACTCTAAAACCATGGATGTGGTTGAAATGGTGCTCGGCGGCATGGTGAATAAAGAGATTGTAGGGCTAATCAACAGTAACGGCGGCAAAGCGATCGGCCTAACAGGTAAAGATGGCCACCTATTAGGTGCGCGCAAACTCAGAGTGAAACACAAAACCCCCGAAATGGAAGCACCAGAAATTATCGATATCGGCCATGTTGGTGAGGTGGAGCACGTTAACACCGCTGTGCTAAATATGTTGGCCGACTCTGATTTTATCCCTGTCATTGCACCCATTGGTGTAGGCCCTGATGGTGCATCTTACAACATCAATGCTGATTTGGTAGCGGGTAAAGTTGCTGAAGTCCTCCAAGCTGAAAAGCTCATTCTGTTAACCAACATTGCAGGTTTAATGGACAAAGAGGGGAATGTATTAACCGGTTTATCAACCGAGCAAGTAGATGCTTTAATTGAAGACGGTACGATCTACGGCGGGATGTTACCCAAAATAGACTGCGCATTGAGTGCGGTAAAAAGTGGCGTAGTGAGCGCGCACATCATCGATGGCCGCGTGGAACACTCCTGTCTGCTAGAAATATTCACCGATGAAGGGGTTGGTACACTCATTACTAACCACACGTTATAA
- the slmA gene encoding nucleoid occlusion factor SlmA, which yields MSENKLSRREQILQALARMLEGNPGQRITTAALAKEVGVSEAALYRHFPSKARMFEGLIGFIEETLFSRVTLITHSDSPATRQCEQILTLILAFVERNPGMARILTGDALSGETDRLRGRIHQLFERVETQLKQVLREAEAREGLRTVSTVGISANLMTAVVEGRIRQFVRSEFQKRPTENWNDQWQRLAAGVFRPLT from the coding sequence ATGAGCGAAAACAAACTATCCCGTCGAGAACAGATCTTGCAAGCATTAGCAAGAATGCTAGAAGGCAACCCGGGGCAGAGAATCACGACAGCAGCGCTGGCGAAAGAGGTCGGTGTATCTGAAGCTGCGCTATACCGCCACTTCCCTAGTAAAGCACGTATGTTCGAAGGGCTGATCGGCTTTATCGAAGAGACACTTTTCTCTCGTGTCACCTTGATTACTCACTCAGACAGTCCAGCCACGCGCCAATGTGAGCAAATACTCACACTGATTCTAGCGTTTGTGGAGCGTAATCCAGGCATGGCACGCATTCTGACAGGTGACGCCTTATCAGGCGAAACCGACCGTTTACGCGGCAGAATTCATCAACTATTTGAGCGGGTAGAGACACAACTAAAACAAGTATTGCGCGAAGCAGAAGCAAGAGAAGGGCTCAGAACCGTCTCCACAGTGGGCATTAGTGCCAATCTAATGACAGCCGTAGTTGAAGGCCGAATCAGGCAGTTTGTTCGCAGCGAGTTCCAAAAGCGCCCCACCGAAAACTGGAATGACCAATGGCAACGACTAGCGGCTGGGGTGTTCAGACCACTGACCTAA